The Ignavibacteriota bacterium genome includes a region encoding these proteins:
- a CDS encoding Ig-like domain repeat protein translates to MFLRILHSYRVSIFVVLLLAFGSISFSQTNFYPAVRANFGIRSAQLSGIDSSGMDDWAQGASGKGVILNSGTPDFTNFPNTAHIKDRAVGRGENSAFTSTSKTGDNPNAWTLGVANVSGKTDIVNAYAHARRDAQDSLWYFIAAERVTTNGATTVDFEFLKAGMTINGNGTITALGPDSGRTAGVVTTPVVNGGGTISKPGDLLVVTEYGGSSVTTFVYMWTKNPPSGVTFDQGSGIAPFGWALINPPAGSIIAEQNNSSVQSGPWGTFQGAGADSTTTLDPLAFVEVGLNMTKLGLDVDTMTCSNIGQAIVHSRTSPSFASGLADFAGPLAFSLNTCVTLTLQKNQDTDGLIGTTNDQSSKNWNLSIYRNSIAPSNLVASVASGSSLGTFDTLRRGNYIVTEADSSGWSHLGVLETSDVRGNVTYTSTSNSFSFVGGFGDSLTLKFVNARSASISGQKFKDANNNGAKDDGEPGLSGWTIQLQNTSGGIVASTTTDGSGNYSFAEVTPGVTYRVREVQQSGWVQTTTNPSDITPTAGQQITGINFGNARFATTTVTTSPNPSQRFQSVTITATVSPSEATGTVEFFNGTTSLGTANLSNGSASISTSSLPGGNNSITAVYSGDAQFNSSTSATHTHVVIRAASSTTLSSAPNPSVFGQSVSLTATLSPGNASGTVEFFEGTTSLGTATLNSGVATLNISSISVGNHSLKARYGGDSDFDTSTSAIHVHTVNKANTTTSVQSNVNPSVFGQSVTFTATVTASSPGAGTPTGSVEFFDGATSLGTATLSGGTGSVSTSSLSTGSHSITVVYNSDGNFNTSSSSSLIQTVNKANSSTSVQSSVNPSVFGQSVTFTATISASSPGAGTPSGSVEFFDGATSLGTVTLSSGSASVSTSSLSTGSHSITVVFNGDGNFNTSTSSALNQTVSKANTATSLVSNQNPSVFGQSVTFTATVTATSPGAGTPTGSVEFFDGVTSLGTSTLSGGSASLSTSTLSTSSHSITAVYSSDVNFNASTSPALTQTVNRASSTSSVSSNLNPSVYGQSVTFTATVSPSTATGSMEFFVDNVSIGTGSITAGSASLSTSLLTAGSHAVRAQYGGDVNYEPSVSSNITQTVNQAPTTTSISAPTITYNANGIVTVTVSSGVGTPTGNVSLSVDGGSAMTQSLVNGSTTFTLTSPSAGDHSLSTTFSAQGNYDASSASGTLHVNRAPTTVSINAPTITYNANGSVTVTMTSASGTVLGDVSLSVDGGAATTQTLSNGSTTFTLASPSAGDHSLSVTFAAQGNFDAGAGTGTLHVNQAATSTSISASTITYNANGTVTVSVSSTAGTVTGNVSLSVDGGAATTQALTNGSSVFTITSPNAGDHSLSASYSAQGNFDASSASGNLHVNPAPTSISIDAPTITFGQNGTVTLTVSSAAGIPSGTISLSVDGGAAQTEQLLKGTATFTVNNPTGGDHSLSATYSAQGNFDASSASGTLHVNKASSSSSVVSSLNPSIFGQSVMFTATVTPINTTGTVEFFDGVTSLGTAILLSGTASVSTSTLSAADHAITAVYSGDQNFNGSTSAVLTQSVVNPLPFTTNINPSLQTIGNPSFTLTVFGGNFIPSSVVRFNGSDRATTYISATEVQATILNSDVTAIGEYLITVFNPTPGGGLSNAQTLTVIGASISGMKFNDLDGDGTKDQNEPGISNWSIAINGPATQTIQTNVNGQFTFYLELPGTYTVTEVNQSGWQQTTTSPAPIAIQLGQIITGVNFGNFKAPKISGFKFEDANGNGVFDNGETGLEGWTINAVNGVQSKSTTTASDGSYSFIFSTTETGTWTLSEVMQSGWSQSSPPNGTHTVLAVSAVDTTNVNFGNYRPASISGQKFEDLTGDSLTTDDATLSGWVIKLFKNNEFVNRAVTDVNGEFMFDGLLPGSYIVQESLQVGWIQTVPQPENAVAPVADSNAAPQAYFITVASGENVIGKEFANFKLGSISGEVFHDYDGDGTQDGNEGNLPGWTITLTKNSSHVGSTVSQQDGSYGFGELTAGEYSVTQVMQDDWYQTTPATVSFTLTIQSGSILTEKNFGNFQFGSIRGNVFWDRDSSTTFDTVCEVVIDGVPVILESATTQPETTVTDVNGLYSFDPVGAGTYSVKVLSSGLWRQTKPSGGNPYTIPMHSGLDTSNLQFGSFYQPDTVKFRTFTVLEYNKAPIARQRSGFIRKPNGGNAKDSVFAKLAFTDDTRPTYFGYLTVGIPRPDSALYYGWYSHTFSRTGLYNRAAVRHWLFNTDALKNVRNKQKQIVRKKPTDYFPVKYVGEKWAEPELGNIITYGTVQHVALKTNIAASDIGVTPAGFGELVYSCGSFAGDSIVEGKTLRQISRMMDSMLTMGRLVRGEGDTVYRYPKWYFNIMDSVMSTVNGAFTTSRVETTSTNPLKFKGKTSLFRVKYLKRDTSQIGVVAMFEQSFRNLNEPLSFSLEQNYPNPFNPITVISYSLSVNSSVTLKVYDILGREVATLLNSEEMESGIHEIEFDASNFTSGVYYYKLEAEQHHENGISQKFTSIKKMLLMR, encoded by the coding sequence ATGTTTTTACGAATACTCCATTCGTACCGGGTCAGTATATTTGTTGTTCTCTTACTGGCTTTTGGTTCAATTTCTTTTTCTCAAACAAATTTTTATCCTGCCGTTCGAGCAAATTTCGGAATTCGTTCGGCGCAGTTATCCGGAATAGATTCTTCCGGCATGGATGATTGGGCGCAAGGCGCTTCAGGGAAGGGAGTCATTCTCAACAGCGGAACTCCTGACTTCACGAATTTTCCGAACACGGCTCATATCAAAGACCGAGCGGTGGGTCGTGGTGAAAATTCTGCATTTACGAGTACTTCAAAAACCGGGGATAATCCGAATGCGTGGACGCTCGGCGTAGCAAACGTCAGTGGCAAAACCGATATCGTGAACGCGTATGCTCATGCTCGAAGAGATGCACAAGATAGTCTCTGGTATTTCATCGCGGCAGAACGCGTAACAACGAACGGCGCTACAACAGTTGACTTTGAATTTTTAAAAGCAGGAATGACCATAAACGGCAACGGAACAATTACTGCCCTCGGTCCGGATTCCGGAAGAACGGCGGGCGTTGTTACAACTCCCGTTGTAAATGGTGGCGGTACAATTTCCAAACCGGGCGATTTACTTGTTGTAACAGAATATGGCGGAAGCAGTGTTACGACCTTTGTCTATATGTGGACGAAGAATCCTCCATCCGGAGTGACGTTTGACCAAGGTAGTGGAATTGCACCTTTCGGCTGGGCGCTCATTAATCCGCCTGCCGGTTCAATCATTGCTGAACAAAACAATTCTTCCGTTCAATCGGGTCCATGGGGAACGTTTCAGGGCGCCGGCGCAGACTCGACAACAACGTTGGACCCGCTCGCATTTGTAGAAGTTGGATTGAACATGACAAAGTTAGGGCTCGATGTTGATACGATGACATGTTCCAACATCGGTCAAGCAATTGTTCACTCAAGAACATCTCCATCGTTCGCTTCCGGGCTGGCGGATTTTGCCGGACCTCTTGCATTCAGTTTGAACACGTGTGTAACGTTGACGCTTCAAAAAAATCAGGATACTGACGGATTGATTGGAACGACGAACGACCAAAGTTCGAAAAACTGGAATCTCAGTATTTATCGAAACTCCATTGCGCCATCAAACTTAGTTGCATCGGTTGCGTCGGGGAGTTCGCTTGGAACATTCGATACATTACGAAGAGGGAATTACATCGTAACGGAAGCGGACAGTTCGGGATGGAGTCATCTCGGCGTCCTTGAAACAAGTGACGTTCGCGGGAACGTTACCTACACATCAACAAGCAATAGTTTTTCATTTGTTGGCGGCTTTGGTGATTCGCTCACTCTGAAGTTTGTGAACGCACGGAGCGCGTCCATCAGCGGGCAGAAATTTAAAGACGCGAATAACAACGGAGCGAAAGATGACGGTGAACCGGGACTATCCGGCTGGACAATTCAACTGCAAAATACTTCCGGCGGTATAGTAGCATCAACAACAACAGATGGAAGCGGTAACTATTCGTTCGCTGAAGTAACTCCCGGTGTAACATATCGTGTTCGCGAAGTTCAGCAATCGGGATGGGTACAGACGACAACGAATCCGTCAGACATCACTCCGACAGCCGGACAGCAAATTACCGGAATCAATTTCGGTAATGCACGATTTGCGACAACGACCGTAACCACATCTCCGAATCCATCTCAGCGATTTCAATCCGTTACCATTACTGCAACGGTTTCACCGAGCGAAGCAACAGGGACGGTGGAATTTTTTAACGGAACGACTTCACTCGGAACGGCAAACCTCAGCAATGGTTCTGCTTCGATTTCAACAAGTTCATTGCCGGGAGGGAACAACTCCATCACGGCTGTCTATAGCGGCGATGCACAATTTAACAGCAGTACTTCTGCAACTCACACACATGTAGTGATTCGAGCGGCATCAAGCACAACGCTTTCATCCGCACCGAATCCGTCTGTATTTGGTCAATCAGTCTCACTTACCGCAACGCTCTCTCCGGGTAACGCAAGCGGAACAGTGGAGTTTTTTGAAGGCACAACTTCACTCGGAACAGCAACGCTCAACAGTGGAGTAGCGACGCTGAATATTTCTTCGATCAGTGTTGGGAATCATTCATTGAAAGCGCGGTACGGCGGTGATTCGGATTTTGATACAAGCACTTCTGCAATTCATGTTCACACCGTCAACAAAGCAAACACAACAACTTCCGTTCAATCAAACGTGAATCCTTCCGTGTTCGGACAATCGGTGACGTTCACTGCAACCGTGACGGCGTCTTCACCCGGTGCGGGAACGCCAACCGGCAGTGTGGAATTCTTTGACGGAGCGACATCGTTAGGAACTGCAACTCTTTCGGGTGGAACAGGTTCGGTTTCAACTTCTTCGCTCTCAACCGGAAGTCATTCAATTACAGTTGTGTACAACAGCGATGGGAATTTCAATACGAGCAGTTCTTCTTCGTTGATTCAAACAGTGAACAAAGCAAACAGTTCCACGTCTGTACAATCAAGTGTAAATCCTTCCGTATTCGGGCAATCGGTGACGTTCACCGCAACAATAAGTGCGTCTTCACCCGGCGCAGGAACCCCATCCGGCAGTGTGGAATTTTTTGACGGAGCGACTTCGTTAGGAACCGTAACGCTTTCAAGCGGAAGCGCTTCGGTTTCAACTTCTTCGCTCTCAACCGGAAGTCATTCAATCACAGTCGTGTTCAACGGCGATGGAAATTTCAATACAAGTACTTCTTCTGCTTTGAATCAAACAGTGAGTAAAGCAAACACGGCAACGTCGCTCGTATCAAATCAAAATCCATCGGTCTTCGGACAGTCGGTAACATTCACGGCAACGGTGACGGCAACTTCGCCCGGAGCCGGAACGCCGACGGGAAGCGTCGAGTTCTTCGATGGAGTGACTTCATTGGGAACATCAACTCTTTCCGGTGGAAGTGCATCGCTCTCAACCTCCACTCTTTCAACAAGTAGTCATTCAATCACCGCCGTCTACAGTAGTGATGTCAATTTTAACGCGTCAACTTCGCCCGCTCTGACACAAACGGTTAACCGCGCAAGTAGTACTTCTTCTGTTTCATCAAATCTGAATCCGTCGGTGTACGGGCAATCGGTAACGTTTACCGCAACCGTTTCACCCTCAACGGCGACCGGCTCAATGGAATTTTTTGTTGACAATGTTTCCATCGGAACCGGTTCGATAACAGCCGGAAGTGCTTCTCTCTCGACATCTTTACTCACTGCCGGTTCACACGCAGTACGAGCGCAGTACGGCGGCGATGTGAATTATGAACCGAGCGTTTCATCGAACATTACTCAAACCGTGAATCAGGCGCCGACCACAACTTCCATCTCCGCTCCAACGATAACATACAACGCGAACGGAATCGTGACAGTAACGGTAAGTTCCGGCGTCGGTACTCCGACAGGAAATGTTTCGCTGAGTGTTGATGGCGGAAGTGCAATGACTCAATCGTTAGTGAACGGCTCGACAACATTCACTCTCACAAGCCCAAGCGCGGGCGACCACAGTTTGAGCACAACATTTTCAGCTCAGGGAAATTATGACGCAAGCAGTGCAAGCGGAACATTGCATGTCAATCGGGCTCCAACAACCGTATCCATCAACGCACCGACAATCACCTATAATGCTAATGGAAGTGTAACTGTGACAATGACGTCAGCTTCAGGAACTGTCCTTGGTGATGTTTCCTTAAGTGTTGATGGCGGCGCGGCAACAACACAAACTCTCTCGAACGGCTCAACGACATTTACTCTTGCAAGCCCAAGCGCAGGCGACCATAGTCTGAGCGTTACATTTGCTGCACAAGGTAATTTTGATGCAGGCGCCGGAACAGGAACCTTGCATGTCAATCAAGCGGCAACTTCAACTTCGATTTCCGCTTCGACGATTACCTACAACGCGAACGGAACGGTAACCGTGTCGGTAAGTTCGACAGCAGGAACGGTAACGGGAAATGTTTCATTGAGTGTTGATGGCGGAGCGGCGACGACTCAAGCACTGACGAACGGCTCTTCCGTCTTTACCATCACTTCACCAAACGCAGGCGACCATTCATTGAGCGCATCATATTCTGCACAAGGAAATTTCGATGCAAGTTCTGCATCGGGAAATCTTCATGTGAATCCGGCTCCGACTTCAATTTCCATTGACGCGCCGACGATTACCTTCGGTCAGAACGGAACTGTTACGCTCACTGTTTCCTCCGCGGCTGGAATTCCTTCAGGTACAATTTCATTAAGTGTTGATGGCGGTGCGGCTCAGACGGAACAGTTATTAAAAGGCACGGCGACATTTACGGTGAACAATCCGACCGGCGGAGACCATAGTTTGTCAGCCACCTATTCAGCACAAGGTAACTTCGACGCGAGTTCAGCGAGCGGAACATTGCATGTGAACAAAGCATCATCTTCATCATCGGTGGTTTCTTCCTTGAACCCTTCTATCTTTGGTCAATCGGTGATGTTTACAGCGACCGTCACTCCAATCAATACAACCGGAACGGTGGAATTTTTTGACGGAGTGACTTCACTGGGTACAGCAATCTTGTTAAGCGGAACGGCATCTGTTTCCACATCAACGCTGAGCGCGGCAGACCATGCAATTACGGCAGTCTATTCCGGCGACCAAAACTTCAACGGAAGCACATCGGCGGTGCTGACACAATCGGTGGTGAATCCTCTTCCCTTTACCACAAACATCAATCCTTCGCTCCAAACAATCGGAAATCCGTCGTTCACACTCACCGTGTTCGGTGGGAATTTCATTCCCTCGTCGGTTGTACGATTTAACGGAAGCGACCGTGCGACGACATACATCAGCGCGACTGAAGTACAGGCAACCATTTTAAATTCCGATGTCACAGCGATTGGCGAATATCTGATTACCGTATTTAATCCAACGCCCGGCGGTGGATTGTCGAACGCGCAAACGTTGACTGTCATTGGCGCATCCATCAGCGGAATGAAATTCAATGACCTCGATGGAGATGGAACGAAAGACCAGAACGAACCGGGAATTTCAAACTGGTCAATCGCTATCAACGGACCCGCAACTCAAACAATTCAAACAAACGTCAACGGACAATTCACCTTCTATCTCGAACTTCCCGGAACCTACACAGTCACGGAAGTGAATCAATCCGGCTGGCAGCAGACAACAACTTCTCCCGCACCGATTGCAATACAATTAGGTCAGATAATTACCGGAGTGAATTTCGGAAACTTTAAAGCGCCGAAAATCTCCGGCTTCAAGTTTGAGGATGCAAATGGCAACGGAGTGTTCGATAACGGAGAAACCGGACTTGAGGGTTGGACAATCAATGCGGTGAACGGTGTTCAATCAAAATCTACAACGACCGCATCCGATGGCTCATACTCGTTCATCTTCTCAACAACAGAAACCGGAACATGGACATTAAGTGAAGTCATGCAAAGCGGTTGGTCACAATCATCTCCACCAAATGGAACTCATACAGTTCTTGCTGTCTCTGCGGTTGATACGACAAATGTAAATTTCGGAAACTATCGCCCTGCATCAATCTCCGGTCAGAAGTTTGAAGATTTAACCGGCGACAGTTTGACGACAGATGACGCAACACTTTCCGGCTGGGTCATCAAACTTTTCAAGAATAATGAATTTGTCAACCGTGCAGTGACAGACGTGAATGGTGAATTTATGTTTGATGGCTTGTTACCCGGCTCCTACATCGTACAGGAAAGTTTGCAAGTCGGATGGATTCAGACAGTTCCTCAACCTGAAAATGCTGTCGCTCCTGTTGCCGATTCCAATGCCGCTCCACAGGCATATTTCATCACAGTCGCATCCGGTGAAAATGTTATAGGAAAAGAATTTGCCAACTTCAAACTGGGAAGTATCAGCGGAGAAGTGTTCCATGATTATGATGGCGACGGAACGCAGGATGGGAATGAAGGAAACCTTCCCGGCTGGACAATCACGTTGACAAAAAATAGTTCACACGTTGGTAGTACTGTTTCACAGCAAGATGGTTCGTATGGATTCGGGGAACTGACAGCGGGAGAATATTCAGTCACGCAAGTGATGCAAGATGATTGGTATCAAACAACGCCGGCGACTGTTTCGTTTACTCTAACAATTCAAAGCGGAAGCATACTCACAGAAAAGAATTTCGGCAACTTCCAATTTGGTTCAATCAGAGGAAATGTTTTCTGGGACAGAGACAGCAGTACCACCTTCGACACTGTCTGTGAAGTGGTGATTGACGGCGTTCCTGTTATTCTCGAAAGTGCAACGACACAACCGGAAACAACTGTCACGGATGTTAATGGATTGTATTCGTTTGATCCGGTTGGAGCAGGAACTTACAGCGTCAAAGTTCTCAGCAGTGGTTTATGGCGGCAGACGAAACCATCGGGCGGAAATCCATACACGATTCCGATGCACAGCGGATTAGATACTTCGAACTTGCAGTTCGGAAGTTTCTATCAACCGGATACAGTGAAGTTCAGAACATTCACTGTGCTTGAATACAACAAGGCTCCGATAGCGCGACAACGAAGCGGGTTCATCAGAAAACCGAACGGCGGAAATGCAAAAGACTCGGTATTCGCGAAACTCGCTTTCACCGATGACACGCGACCAACGTATTTCGGATATCTCACCGTCGGAATTCCGCGCCCCGATAGCGCGCTCTATTACGGTTGGTATTCACACACGTTCAGCCGGACAGGATTGTACAACCGGGCGGCTGTTCGTCACTGGTTGTTCAATACTGATGCACTGAAGAACGTGAGGAATAAACAGAAACAGATTGTACGAAAGAAACCGACTGATTATTTCCCGGTTAAATATGTCGGCGAAAAATGGGCTGAGCCCGAACTCGGCAATATTATCACGTATGGAACCGTCCAACATGTTGCACTGAAAACAAATATTGCCGCAAGTGATATCGGTGTAACTCCGGCGGGCTTCGGTGAGTTGGTGTACTCGTGCGGAAGTTTTGCCGGCGATAGTATTGTAGAAGGAAAAACACTCAGACAAATAAGCCGCATGATGGATAGCATGCTCACGATGGGAAGATTAGTACGTGGCGAGGGTGATACGGTGTATCGCTATCCCAAGTGGTACTTCAATATTATGGACAGTGTTATGTCCACGGTCAATGGTGCGTTCACAACTTCTCGAGTGGAAACGACTTCCACCAATCCTTTGAAATTCAAAGGGAAAACCTCTCTTTTCCGTGTGAAATATCTCAAGCGGGATACTTCACAAATCGGCGTAGTAGCGATGTTTGAACAATCATTCAGAAACTTGAATGAACCGTTATCATTCAGTTTGGAACAGAATTATCCAAATCCGTTCAATCCGATTACCGTTATCAGTTATTCGTTATCAGTTAATAGTTCGGTTACGTTGAAAGTGTATGATATTTTGGGAAGAGAAGTTGCAACACTACTCAACAGTGAAGAGATGGAAAGCGGCATTCATGAAATTGAATTCGATGCTTCGAACTTTACTTCAGGTGTGTACTACTATAAACTGGAAGCCGAGCAACATCATGAAAACGGAATTTCACAAAAGTTCACAAGCATAAAGAAGATGCTGCTGATGCGATAA